From Leishmania braziliensis MHOM/BR/75/M2904 complete genome, chromosome 35:
AAATGTGAAGGATCCATAGTACAGTTACGACACCATTGACGACGCCCAACGCGGCCTCCATGTAGCAACGAAGTATGTATGCGCCGGAGAGATGGTACGCCGCTTCGTTGCGCTCGCTCTGCCGTTCCACGTCGCGCACGCTGCGCCTGAAGAGAAGCACCTGCTGACGCTGTTTGTGATTGGAGCGGCCGGTTCCGACTTGCGCATCGAGACGTCGCCCTGCGTCGAGAAGGCTCTGAACCTCCATCCTCAGCTTGACACGAGCCAGCTCGTACTCTGCCTTCGTAATCGGGTGCGGGCGGTTGACAAAGGCGGCAACGGCACGgagcggcacagcagcgaggccaACCCCGGCAAAAATGAAAAAGAAGCACCAGCCAAATGAAGAGATGGTGACAACAAAGTATACGAACGGCGGTACACGCGTAAGGATATCGTCCTTTGGGTCGTGGTGAGCACCCCACAACCACAACGCGCCAAAGGCAGCCGCAAATGCTACATTTACGCCCACCACTACCGCCAGAGACAGGCGCACCTGCGTCCAAACGCTGTTCTGCGTCGGAGACCAGCTTTCGTAGAACACAAACGTGAACGGCCCGCCCACAAACAAAAGAGAGTACGCAGAAACCAGCATCCCCTTCCAGGCCCAGGAAAAGTCGAGTGACGGTCTATCGCCTGTCAGTGCCACCTCCAAGGGTAGCAGAAGCACTACGTAGCAAGCCACACAGAGTGTCACTATCACGAGTACTCGTGGGAGCCACGcatcgccgtcctcctcctctgcgctgtATCTAAAAACGATGTACacggcgaggaagagaaccAGTATGGCAACGACCCCAGCAGCAATCCAGTCCACAACAAACATGGATTGGCCTTGCATCCACAAGggaaacacaaaaaaaaaaaacaaggaAATGACGGCTTGTATGAGGCTGTGTGGAGCCGGTGAGGGGATCGCATTCGGGTAAGGCAGATCCGCGCCGTTTACCTCGTCTACTTGCTCAGCCGTGCGAAGAGACACCCAAACTACTCGAATGGACGGTTGCACCAGTGCGTCGGCAAGGTCACGGATGTTTGTATATTACTTCAACGGAAAGGTGGAGCCCAGCGCACGCTGAGCCCTCGGCGCTAAGTAACCAGCGTAGAAGCTTGGAAGCGGTACCAATCACACGAATTAATTTGAgtggaaaaagagagaaaaacaccgAGCATAAATGGGGTCCGGGATCGAATCCATATTGGATAGAGACATACATGAAAAACGGCAACATGCGCACATTCATAATAGTGCCTCTTCCTGTCTGCCGACGAAACGACACCAACGCAGCAACCGTCGACGGGCGACACGGCTCCCTCACGCTGTGAGCTTCGTCACCTTTGCGTGCAAGCATCTtacttgttttttttctctcctgtcTCTTATGTCTCACTTGCTTCCATGTCGCTCACAGCAGTGCGGAAACACCCGTCAAACTGAAAAACAAAAGATGCGCATATCGCCATCGCAGAGCCCTCAACAAGCCGCTCGCCGGTGCCTTGGCTAACACCCCCCCCTCGACACCCCATGGAGGTGCTAACTTGAGAAGTACATACGCGCTGACACGTCTTCCACCAACCACGAAATACCGTCGAGCAAACCCTCACCAGTTTTGGCactgcacgcacagaggtgGAAGTGGCGCTTGCCTTGTCGAATCGTGTCTAGATCAAGCAGGCGAGCAATTTCCTGTGGCGATAACGCCGTGGGGATGTCGATCTTGTTGAGGAAGACGAGCAGACTTGCTCCTGCTAgtcgctcctcctgcaggaggTGATGTAGCTCCTCTTTGCACACTAGCAGACGCTCCACGTCATTGCTGTCGACCACCCACACAAGAGCATCTGTGCTTTCAAAGTAGTTACGCCAGTAGCTGCGTAGGCTTTGCTGCCCACCTACATCCCACACGTTCAGAGTGCACCCGCGGAACGTCAGCACAGTTATCTGAAACCCCAGGGTAGGGCTAATCGAGCTCGTGTCCCTGCCGCAGAGCTTTTTGACGCACGTAGTTTTGCCGGCGTTGTCCAGGCCTAGCATAAGGATGCGCATTTCGCGCTCCTTACGCTTTGTCTTCTTGATGATAGAAAGAAGACCCATCGTGCCGGGCGACAATAATACGCTTCAGTGCTTGGAAATATGTGCAGGAGTGAGGAACGGCAGTGACCAAGAGCCTCACATCCACAAGAAACAATACTGCAAGCGAAGGCTCACAGCACCACACAAGGTGCGGCTGATTAGGCGATCAACGAa
This genomic window contains:
- the ARL2 gene encoding putative ADP-ribosylation factor-like 2, arl2, with amino-acid sequence MGLLSIIKKTKRKEREMRILMLGLDNAGKTTCVKKLCGRDTSSISPTLGFQITVLTFRGCTLNVWDVGGQQSLRSYWRNYFESTDALVWVVDSNDVERLLVCKEELHHLLQEERLAGASLLVFLNKIDIPTALSPQEIARLLDLDTIRQGKRHFHLCACSAKTGEGLLDGISWLVEDVSARMYFSS